A window of Methanolobus sediminis contains these coding sequences:
- a CDS encoding transcription initiation factor IIB, translated as MVEVERVRYSDTSEREKIRAMIKARKEKDKSAEVEKAKVQCPECGSRNLVQDYERAELVCSDCGLVVDAEFVDEGPEWRAFDHDQRMKRSRVGAPMTYTIHDKGLSTMIDWRNRDSYGKSISSKNRAQLYRLRKWQRRIRVSNATERNLAFALSELDRMASALGLPRTVRETAAVVYRKAVDKNLIRGRSIEGVAAAALYAACRQCSVPRTLDEIGEVSRVSRKEIGRTYRFISRELSLKLMPTSPIDYVPRFCSGLNLKGEVQSRGVEILRQASEKELTSGRGPTGVAAAAIYIASILCGERRTQREVADVAGVTEVTIRNRYKELAEELDIEIIL; from the coding sequence ATGGTCGAAGTAGAAAGGGTACGATATTCCGATACTTCCGAAAGGGAGAAGATACGTGCAATGATCAAAGCACGTAAAGAGAAAGATAAGAGCGCTGAAGTTGAAAAAGCAAAAGTCCAGTGTCCTGAGTGTGGCAGCCGCAACCTCGTACAGGACTACGAGAGAGCTGAACTCGTATGTTCTGACTGTGGACTTGTTGTTGACGCAGAATTCGTTGATGAAGGACCAGAATGGCGTGCTTTCGATCATGACCAGAGGATGAAGCGTTCCCGTGTGGGTGCACCAATGACCTACACGATCCACGACAAAGGTCTGTCCACAATGATCGACTGGAGAAACCGTGACTCATACGGTAAATCCATTTCATCAAAGAACAGGGCACAGCTTTACAGGTTGAGAAAATGGCAGCGTAGGATAAGAGTAAGTAACGCTACGGAAAGGAACCTTGCGTTCGCTCTGTCTGAACTTGACCGTATGGCATCAGCTCTTGGTCTGCCAAGAACTGTACGTGAAACCGCCGCTGTAGTTTACAGGAAGGCAGTTGACAAGAACCTCATCCGTGGAAGGAGTATTGAAGGTGTTGCAGCAGCAGCATTGTATGCAGCATGCCGCCAGTGCAGTGTTCCAAGAACACTTGACGAGATAGGAGAAGTATCAAGGGTAAGCAGAAAAGAGATTGGAAGGACATACCGCTTCATCTCAAGAGAGCTTTCACTGAAACTCATGCCAACATCACCAATAGACTACGTACCAAGGTTCTGTTCAGGACTTAACCTTAAAGGTGAAGTACAGTCCAGAGGTGTGGAGATTCTCAGGCAGGCTTCCGAGAAGGAGCTTACCAGTGGCCGTGGCCCAACCGGTGTAGCAGCAGCTGCAATCTACATTGCATCAATTCTTTGTGGCGAGCGCCGTACACAGCGTGAGGTCGCCGATGTTGCAGGTGTAACAGAAGTTACCATCCGTAACAGGTACAAAGAGCTTGCTGAAGAGCTTGACATTGAGATCATTCTCTAA
- a CDS encoding RNase J family beta-CASP ribonuclease gives MTEIGIIAVGGYNEMGRNMTAIRIDEDIIIVDMGLRLDRVQIHEDVEIDKMHSLELIEMGAIPDDTIMKEVNGNVRAIVCTHGHLDHIGAISKLAHRYTAPIIGTPYTTTLIKHQIDSERKFGVKNNIVSLNAGDSLEITKEISIEFVNTQHSIIDTVFLVIHTISGSIVYACDFKLDRTPTLGEAPDFKRLKELGEEGVIALITESTNAGRNGKAPSEMIAHSMLRDVLLETEESDVGMIVTTFASHVARVNSIVKFAQEMDRIPVLMGSSMERYIATAHQMEYIELPENVEIYGNRREIDKALAKIMEKGKDKYLPVVTGHQGEPGAVLGRIANGETPFKIDRGDRIIFSANIIPNPMTQANRYALETKLKMRGARIYDNVHVSGHAYREDHWELLRMLKPEHVIPAHGTIQMHSEYIQMAEDAGYVLGDTLHLLRNGEELYIDEE, from the coding sequence ATGACAGAAATAGGAATTATTGCAGTCGGCGGATATAATGAAATGGGCCGCAATATGACTGCCATCAGGATCGACGAAGATATAATCATCGTTGATATGGGTCTTCGCCTGGACAGGGTCCAGATACATGAAGATGTAGAAATAGATAAAATGCATTCACTTGAACTTATCGAGATGGGAGCCATCCCGGATGACACCATCATGAAGGAAGTGAACGGAAATGTGCGTGCAATAGTCTGTACACACGGACACCTTGACCACATTGGTGCAATTTCAAAACTGGCACACAGATATACTGCACCAATAATCGGAACTCCATATACAACAACCCTCATCAAACACCAGATAGACTCTGAGAGAAAATTTGGAGTAAAGAACAATATTGTATCCTTGAATGCTGGTGACTCACTGGAGATTACAAAGGAAATCTCTATTGAATTCGTCAACACCCAGCACAGTATAATCGACACTGTTTTCCTTGTAATCCACACAATAAGCGGATCAATTGTCTATGCATGTGACTTTAAGCTTGACAGGACCCCAACCCTTGGAGAAGCTCCTGATTTTAAAAGACTCAAGGAACTTGGAGAAGAAGGCGTCATAGCTTTAATCACAGAGAGTACCAATGCAGGGCGCAATGGTAAAGCACCTTCTGAAATGATTGCACATTCAATGCTCAGAGATGTACTCCTTGAGACTGAAGAATCAGATGTAGGTATGATCGTTACCACATTCGCATCACATGTTGCACGTGTGAATTCCATTGTGAAGTTCGCCCAGGAAATGGACAGGATACCTGTACTGATGGGTAGTTCTATGGAGAGATACATCGCAACAGCTCACCAGATGGAATACATCGAGCTTCCTGAAAATGTTGAGATCTATGGAAACCGCAGAGAGATAGACAAAGCTCTTGCAAAGATCATGGAAAAGGGCAAAGACAAATACCTGCCAGTTGTCACAGGACACCAGGGAGAACCAGGTGCCGTACTTGGAAGGATTGCAAACGGTGAAACACCTTTCAAGATTGACAGGGGAGACCGTATAATATTCTCGGCAAATATAATTCCAAACCCAATGACGCAGGCAAACCGCTATGCACTTGAGACAAAATTGAAGATGCGCGGAGCCAGGATTTATGATAACGTCCATGTTTCAGGACATGCATACCGCGAAGATCACTGGGAACTTCTCAGGATGCTCAAACCGGAGCATGTGATTCCTGCGCATGGAACCATACAGATGCACAGCGAGTATATCCAGATGGCAGAAGATGCCGGATACGTACTTGGTGACACTCTTCACCTTCTGAGGAACGGAGAAGAGCTCTACATTGATGAAGAGTAA
- the ppdK gene encoding pyruvate, phosphate dikinase, translated as MADNKFVYFFGNEETEGKNSMKDLLGGKGANLAEMANLGIPVPPGFTITTDVCLLYLEKGAYPEEVIDQINNAIIKLEGVTGKKFGDTENPLLISVRSGARVSMPGMMDTVLNLGLNDDTVIGLSKKTGNERFAYDSYRRFLTMFGDVVLDIEHEKFESVLSSKKKSLGATMDTDLNADALKELAEEFKAIIRKETGNDFPQDPREQLQMAIDAVFNSWNNQRAITYRRLNNIPGEWGTAVNVQSMVYGNMGETSGTGVAFTRDPATGDKRFFGEYLMNAQGEDVVAGIRTPEPISTLRDNMPEAYARLEAIYMNLEDHFRDMQDIEFTIEEGKLFMLQTRTGKRTAAAALKIAVDMVNEGLIDKRTAVTRVSPEQIDRLLHPTIDSQAEYEVVATGLPASPGAAVGKVVFTAEHAEEMAKSNEKVILVRTETSPEDIGGMDAAQGILTVRGGMTSHAAVVARGMGKPCVAGCGSVTIDMACSSFSVCDITINEGDYVTIDGSTGSLILGEVELVTPGVSGELDTLLAWADEVREMGVRTNADTPHDAQVARDFGAEGIGLCRTEHMFFGDDRIPAVREMILAEDTEIRKAALEKLLPMQKEDFIGIFKVMEGFPVTIRLLDPPLHEFLPKHDEIAEKLASLEAEGASTAEIERIHKILERVDSMEETNPMLGHRGCRLGITYPEIYEMQVRAIIEAACELKAGGMDIVPEIMIPLISHVNELSSTKKDLVAVAESVMAEKGCKLEYMVGTMIELPRAALTADKIAKEAEFFSFGTNDLTQTTFGFSRDDAGKFLPFYIENSILPSDPFAILDQEGVGELVKIGIEKGRSTRPDIKIGICGEHGGEPNSVKFGYNIGLNYVSCSPFRVPIARLAAAQAVIEKQDN; from the coding sequence GTGGCAGATAACAAATTCGTATATTTTTTCGGAAACGAAGAAACTGAAGGTAAAAATAGTATGAAAGATCTGCTGGGTGGCAAAGGAGCCAACCTAGCAGAGATGGCCAATCTGGGAATCCCTGTTCCACCAGGATTTACTATAACAACAGATGTTTGTTTACTTTATCTTGAAAAAGGGGCTTATCCTGAAGAGGTTATTGACCAGATAAACAACGCGATAATAAAGCTCGAAGGGGTCACTGGCAAGAAGTTTGGGGATACTGAAAATCCATTACTTATTTCTGTCAGATCCGGTGCAAGGGTATCTATGCCAGGAATGATGGACACTGTTCTGAATCTTGGTCTAAATGATGATACAGTCATAGGCCTGTCTAAGAAGACGGGTAATGAGAGGTTTGCATATGACAGCTACCGCAGGTTCCTCACCATGTTCGGTGATGTAGTGCTTGATATTGAGCATGAAAAGTTCGAATCTGTTCTCAGCTCTAAGAAAAAGAGCCTTGGTGCTACAATGGATACTGACCTGAATGCAGATGCCCTTAAAGAACTTGCAGAAGAGTTCAAGGCAATCATCAGAAAGGAAACAGGTAATGATTTCCCTCAGGATCCACGCGAGCAGCTCCAGATGGCAATAGATGCAGTTTTCAACTCATGGAACAACCAGCGTGCTATAACTTACAGGCGTCTTAACAACATTCCAGGCGAATGGGGTACAGCTGTTAACGTGCAGTCTATGGTATATGGTAACATGGGTGAGACATCAGGAACCGGCGTGGCATTCACAAGGGACCCTGCAACAGGAGATAAGCGCTTCTTCGGTGAATATCTCATGAATGCACAGGGTGAGGATGTCGTAGCAGGTATCAGAACTCCAGAGCCAATATCTACTCTCAGGGATAACATGCCTGAGGCATATGCAAGGCTTGAAGCAATCTACATGAACTTGGAAGATCACTTCAGGGATATGCAGGATATCGAATTTACCATTGAGGAAGGCAAATTATTCATGTTGCAGACCCGTACTGGTAAACGAACTGCGGCGGCGGCGTTAAAAATTGCTGTTGATATGGTCAATGAAGGTCTCATTGACAAACGAACAGCAGTTACAAGAGTTTCCCCCGAACAGATCGATCGTCTTTTACATCCTACCATTGATTCTCAGGCCGAATATGAAGTTGTTGCAACCGGCCTTCCAGCATCCCCCGGCGCTGCTGTGGGTAAAGTTGTTTTCACCGCAGAGCATGCCGAAGAAATGGCAAAATCCAATGAAAAAGTAATTCTGGTACGTACTGAAACTTCACCGGAAGATATTGGCGGCATGGATGCAGCACAGGGAATCCTGACCGTAAGAGGTGGAATGACCTCACATGCAGCAGTAGTTGCAAGAGGAATGGGTAAACCATGTGTTGCAGGATGTGGCTCAGTAACCATCGACATGGCATGCAGTTCATTCTCTGTTTGTGATATCACAATCAACGAAGGAGATTATGTGACCATTGATGGAAGTACCGGTAGTCTCATTCTTGGTGAGGTTGAGCTTGTAACCCCTGGTGTAAGCGGAGAACTTGATACACTTCTTGCATGGGCAGACGAAGTAAGGGAAATGGGTGTCAGAACAAATGCGGACACACCACACGATGCACAGGTCGCAAGGGACTTCGGTGCAGAGGGTATCGGACTTTGCAGAACAGAGCACATGTTCTTTGGAGATGACCGTATTCCTGCAGTAAGGGAAATGATCCTTGCAGAAGACACCGAAATCAGAAAAGCAGCTCTTGAAAAGCTCCTTCCAATGCAGAAAGAGGACTTTATTGGAATCTTTAAGGTTATGGAAGGTTTCCCGGTCACAATCCGTCTTCTTGACCCGCCACTTCATGAGTTCCTTCCAAAACACGATGAGATAGCAGAGAAACTTGCATCTCTTGAAGCAGAAGGTGCAAGTACAGCAGAGATCGAGCGTATTCACAAGATACTGGAACGTGTTGATTCCATGGAAGAGACAAATCCGATGCTCGGACACCGTGGATGTCGTCTTGGAATCACATACCCTGAGATCTATGAGATGCAGGTTCGTGCTATAATCGAAGCGGCATGTGAGCTTAAGGCAGGCGGAATGGATATAGTTCCTGAAATCATGATTCCACTTATCTCACATGTGAACGAACTCAGTTCCACAAAGAAAGACCTTGTTGCAGTTGCAGAATCTGTTATGGCTGAGAAAGGTTGCAAACTTGAATACATGGTAGGTACCATGATCGAACTTCCAAGGGCAGCACTCACAGCAGACAAGATCGCAAAGGAAGCAGAATTCTTCTCATTCGGAACCAATGACCTTACACAGACTACATTTGGTTTCAGCAGGGATGATGCAGGCAAGTTCCTTCCATTCTATATTGAGAACTCAATTCTTCCAAGCGACCCATTTGCAATCCTTGACCAGGAAGGTGTTGGTGAACTTGTCAAGATAGGTATTGAGAAAGGACGTTCCACAAGACCTGATATTAAAATAGGAATTTGTGGTGAACATGGTGGAGAACCAAACTCCGTTAAGTTCGGATACAATATCGGACTGAACTACGTAAGCTGTTCACCTTTCCGTGTGCCAATTGCAAGACTTGCAGCAGCACAGGCAGTAATTGAAAAGCAGGATAACTAA
- a CDS encoding polyprenyl synthetase family protein: protein MDLIEEIKKRSSHVDKGIEEYLPIDKPYELYKAARYLPDAGGKRLRPATVILAAEAVGSDLETVLPAAVAVELVHNFTLVHDDIMDRDDIRRGMPAVHIKWGEAGAILAGDTLYSKAFEILTHASGEPERILKCIDILSKACRDICEGQWMDVEFESRNDVTKEEYLEMIEKKTGVLYAASMQIGAILGGASEEVSDAFYEFGRLIGIAFQIYDDVIDMTTPEEILGKVRGSDLMEGKKTLIAIHALNKGVELRIFGKGEATTEEINEAVQQLEDAGSIDYVRDLALDYIAKGKDLLNIVDDSESKTILLAVADYMITRSY, encoded by the coding sequence ATGGATCTTATCGAAGAGATTAAAAAACGTTCATCACATGTCGATAAAGGAATAGAGGAATATTTACCCATTGACAAACCGTATGAACTTTACAAGGCAGCAAGATACCTTCCTGATGCTGGTGGTAAAAGACTGCGGCCGGCAACAGTGATACTTGCAGCAGAAGCTGTTGGCTCTGATCTTGAAACCGTCCTCCCGGCAGCGGTGGCAGTTGAGCTTGTCCACAATTTCACACTTGTACATGATGACATTATGGACAGGGATGATATTCGCCGTGGAATGCCTGCTGTCCATATAAAATGGGGAGAAGCAGGAGCCATCCTTGCAGGAGATACCCTTTATTCAAAGGCTTTCGAGATACTTACACATGCATCAGGCGAGCCAGAACGCATCCTTAAATGCATAGACATTCTTTCCAAGGCCTGCAGGGACATCTGCGAAGGCCAGTGGATGGATGTTGAATTTGAGAGTCGCAACGATGTCACAAAGGAAGAATACCTTGAGATGATCGAGAAGAAGACCGGTGTGTTATATGCAGCTTCAATGCAGATCGGTGCAATTCTTGGAGGAGCATCCGAGGAAGTATCAGATGCATTCTATGAATTCGGAAGACTCATAGGTATTGCATTCCAGATCTACGATGATGTCATTGATATGACAACACCTGAGGAAATCCTCGGTAAAGTAAGGGGCAGCGACCTCATGGAAGGAAAGAAGACCCTGATTGCCATTCACGCACTCAACAAAGGTGTCGAGCTCAGGATATTCGGCAAGGGCGAAGCCACAACCGAAGAGATCAACGAGGCAGTTCAGCAGCTTGAAGATGCAGGTTCAATCGATTATGTCAGAGACCTTGCACTGGACTATATTGCAAAAGGAAAAGATCTTCTCAATATTGTTGATGATTCAGAATCAAAGACAATTCTTCTTGCAGTTGCAGATTATATGATCACAAGATCATACTGA
- a CDS encoding H/ACA ribonucleoprotein complex subunit GAR1, whose translation MKRLGQILHISKQNEIVVRGDEKQFSGSMRDLPRINSFVLDKSIKPIGKVSGIFGPVDQPYFTLKPDKKVVASGLERLVNERVYVQ comes from the coding sequence ATGAAAAGATTAGGTCAGATACTGCATATTTCTAAGCAGAATGAAATCGTCGTCAGAGGCGATGAAAAACAGTTCTCCGGGTCAATGAGGGACTTGCCGCGAATAAACTCTTTTGTTCTTGACAAATCCATAAAACCCATCGGAAAGGTTTCCGGCATATTTGGTCCAGTGGATCAGCCTTATTTTACTCTGAAGCCTGACAAGAAAGTTGTAGCTTCCGGATTGGAACGACTTGTGAATGAACGGGTTTACGTTCAATGA
- a CDS encoding LysE family transporter — translation MFELLQMLAIGFVVGMTGALVPGPMLFVTIDTSLKRGWKAGPEIFAGHAILEFLVCILIIYGITAVSDNTVMAISILGGATLVVFGILTIKNAKGAASSMHQHDKATSKPVLAGIVTSASNPYFWLWWLAAGSALILQGLEIGLIAAVMFMIGHWLADLGYFTVVSTSFSKGKKLMSPKVYERVLLSCGLFLVLFGSWFIIGT, via the coding sequence ATGTTCGAACTGTTGCAAATGCTGGCAATTGGATTTGTCGTGGGAATGACCGGAGCGCTTGTACCCGGACCAATGCTTTTTGTGACAATAGATACATCCCTGAAAAGAGGTTGGAAAGCAGGCCCTGAGATTTTTGCAGGTCATGCTATACTGGAATTCCTTGTTTGCATACTGATAATCTACGGAATTACAGCAGTCAGTGACAACACAGTCATGGCAATATCAATTCTCGGAGGAGCCACACTTGTTGTGTTTGGGATACTGACAATAAAGAACGCAAAAGGTGCTGCAAGCTCAATGCACCAGCACGACAAAGCAACATCTAAACCGGTATTAGCAGGAATAGTAACGTCGGCATCGAACCCTTATTTCTGGCTATGGTGGCTTGCAGCCGGAAGTGCTCTTATTCTTCAGGGACTTGAGATAGGCTTGATTGCAGCCGTGATGTTTATGATTGGACACTGGCTTGCTGACCTTGGATATTTCACTGTTGTTTCCACATCCTTCAGCAAGGGAAAGAAGCTCATGTCCCCAAAGGTTTATGAAAGGGTACTGCTCTCTTGTGGTCTGTTCCTTGTCCTGTTCGGGTCATGGTTTATCATAGGTACGTAG
- a CDS encoding potassium channel family protein: MFPFFLTFFIYLRSLYKMLKQPEFRSFFVLVIFTLAFGTVVYHSVEDWKWLDALYFSVITLTTIGYGDLAPQTDLGKMFTILYVFTGIGILLGFVTAAGEYFRKQHVEGMTHGLPNFLWDSGDTLEEMEKDILENIKDDLEDNSGR; encoded by the coding sequence ATGTTTCCATTCTTTCTCACATTCTTCATATACCTGCGTTCCCTCTACAAAATGCTCAAACAGCCGGAATTCAGAAGTTTTTTTGTGCTTGTTATATTTACACTGGCTTTTGGAACGGTTGTATATCATTCGGTAGAAGACTGGAAATGGCTTGATGCCCTGTATTTCTCAGTGATTACCCTGACAACCATAGGTTACGGTGATCTTGCACCTCAAACCGACCTTGGTAAGATGTTCACCATTCTGTATGTTTTCACAGGAATTGGAATATTGCTGGGCTTTGTTACTGCCGCTGGCGAGTATTTCAGAAAACAGCATGTGGAAGGAATGACCCATGGTCTCCCTAATTTCCTCTGGGATTCCGGTGATACCCTTGAAGAGATGGAAAAGGATATCCTGGAGAATATTAAGGATGATTTAGAGGATAATAGTGGTCGATAG
- a CDS encoding class I SAM-dependent methyltransferase — MNKSCIKVLKKKGEPIRRLLLEMDLLDNSSRISSVGDFLLLPLTRKPEEAELNELPGEFELTEHEFEEQKGQLKLEDLLEVVPHFEVVGDIALIEDDVAEPEKVADAIMKVKKNVKTVLAAMSPVEGEFRTRRFRTVAGEDRTSTIHREYGSRFYIDLERAYFTPRLATERSRILEQVTEGQTVVDMFAGVGPYSIMFARKSPDIRVIAIDKNPDAVEFLRRNVELNSVPNVEAIEGDANLEAEKYAGTADHVIMNLPHNANEFLDAAVKLCAPNCIIHYYDITPEDDLFESSLKLIDEAAKRAGRITELVESRVVRSYAPHQFNVCIEVRVL, encoded by the coding sequence ATGAATAAAAGTTGCATCAAGGTTTTGAAGAAAAAAGGTGAGCCAATACGCAGGTTACTGCTGGAAATGGACCTGCTGGATAATTCCTCACGCATTAGCTCAGTTGGAGATTTTCTCTTACTTCCACTCACAAGAAAGCCAGAAGAAGCTGAACTGAATGAACTTCCCGGAGAGTTTGAACTCACTGAGCATGAGTTTGAGGAGCAGAAAGGACAGTTAAAACTTGAAGACCTGCTGGAAGTCGTACCTCATTTTGAAGTCGTGGGAGATATCGCACTTATCGAAGATGACGTTGCCGAACCTGAGAAGGTGGCAGATGCCATCATGAAAGTAAAGAAGAACGTTAAGACAGTCCTTGCTGCCATGAGCCCTGTTGAGGGAGAGTTCAGAACCCGCAGGTTCAGGACTGTTGCAGGAGAGGACAGGACATCCACAATACACCGGGAATATGGTTCAAGATTCTACATTGACCTTGAAAGAGCTTATTTCACACCACGTCTTGCAACCGAGCGATCACGCATACTTGAGCAGGTGACAGAAGGCCAGACCGTTGTGGACATGTTCGCAGGTGTCGGCCCATACAGCATAATGTTTGCCAGGAAGAGTCCTGACATCCGTGTGATTGCCATAGATAAGAACCCGGATGCTGTTGAGTTCCTGCGCCGCAATGTCGAGCTCAATTCAGTTCCAAACGTGGAAGCTATAGAAGGCGATGCTAACCTTGAAGCTGAAAAATATGCCGGTACTGCAGATCATGTGATTATGAACCTGCCTCACAACGCTAATGAATTCCTTGACGCTGCTGTGAAACTTTGTGCACCTAACTGTATCATTCACTATTACGATATTACTCCCGAGGACGACCTTTTCGAGAGTTCCCTTAAACTCATCGATGAGGCTGCAAAAAGAGCAGGAAGAATTACTGAACTTGTAGAATCCCGTGTCGTCCGTTCCTATGCACCGCACCAGTTCAATGTCTGCATTGAAGTGAGAGTGCTCTAG
- a CDS encoding cache domain-containing protein, with protein sequence MGDVKSFSVFDPSIRFEHREFYEEIISELNVIIPVCVQGKTIAVAISENTMEREQITELMKRVEDFSRQLLQITKKLFDQYYVAKEEQHESILLTTAYNKINTIDRNLLERTCDVRWWALETAFSDCISFYEKTKQKTISVLRILDENQSLSQVRDFENTGEQDVSFSLAVSDVDLKITDDLRKFPELLKDGAFKEFIGRFKHLCYKYQGEEKDQRVLEGFLQDLMDLDSKISFACDRLEDINTSYTLYRDLVITDSEGYIIANSNSLRRSEVLGLNVNDENWFTRALKTQNGTEYVAQDICSSKVEEQLSLVYSTAVRENSNERGNVLGTMGIFFDFQGETRIILDEYMPLTESGVIQDGCYSMFTSSDGKIIASTDEDILEVGKKAHIPRNNRALADGEQVNTYMAFEGVDSAIFSSRTDGYLEYRGLGWSSHVILPKSHIFAENIQEGGFNIQSRELMNSNINPDINKQTYAKIQNDKNDIQLISLNGTIYASKMGNRGDQLGPIFSQITHSSNFITSKMEELLQEMAAVELQLNLKTLENFAKQAIDLVDRNLFERAADIRWWSTDEYFWKALSYPSEEEFMKASDRLRVINGSYTMYRNLVLADSNGVIRACSNTELMDELSEFDVSEHIWFQEGARTSRSSQYAVQDVMDSPLEKDKPRSLIYAGGVREHGAREGKSIGVLGVMFDWDTEAKTILETCLPKDRKGDVISGSVAVYVNRDFEVIETTGEDDFSVGSILTLPVEVSALQSGEKVSGLFEFNDQKYIYGACRTKGYREYPGLNWVACVLRPISTGA encoded by the coding sequence ATGGGTGATGTAAAAAGTTTTAGTGTATTTGATCCCTCTATACGTTTTGAACATCGGGAGTTTTATGAAGAAATCATCAGTGAACTGAATGTAATTATTCCGGTATGCGTTCAGGGAAAAACCATAGCTGTTGCAATCAGTGAAAATACAATGGAGAGGGAGCAGATCACTGAATTGATGAAACGCGTGGAAGATTTCTCCAGACAGTTATTGCAGATAACAAAGAAGCTATTTGACCAATATTATGTTGCCAAAGAAGAGCAACATGAATCTATTCTTCTCACTACTGCCTATAATAAGATCAACACTATTGACAGGAATCTCCTTGAGAGGACCTGTGACGTAAGATGGTGGGCACTGGAAACTGCATTTAGCGACTGTATTTCATTTTACGAAAAAACCAAACAAAAAACAATATCTGTTTTACGAATACTGGATGAAAACCAGAGTCTTTCTCAAGTCCGGGATTTCGAAAATACCGGTGAACAAGATGTTTCTTTTTCATTGGCAGTATCGGATGTCGATCTTAAAATTACTGATGATCTCAGAAAATTCCCGGAATTATTGAAAGATGGTGCTTTTAAGGAATTTATAGGAAGATTCAAACACCTTTGCTATAAGTATCAGGGTGAGGAAAAAGACCAAAGGGTTTTGGAAGGTTTTTTGCAGGATCTGATGGATCTGGATTCCAAGATATCTTTTGCCTGCGACAGGCTGGAAGATATCAATACTTCCTACACACTTTATAGGGATCTTGTTATTACCGATTCAGAAGGGTATATAATTGCTAATTCGAACAGCCTTCGAAGATCGGAAGTTTTAGGGCTTAATGTAAATGATGAAAACTGGTTTACCAGGGCTTTGAAAACTCAAAACGGGACAGAGTATGTTGCACAGGATATTTGTTCATCAAAGGTAGAGGAACAATTATCTCTTGTATATTCGACTGCCGTTCGTGAAAATAGTAATGAGCGTGGAAACGTGCTTGGGACCATGGGAATCTTTTTTGATTTTCAGGGAGAGACCAGGATCATCCTGGATGAATATATGCCTTTGACCGAGTCAGGGGTAATACAGGATGGCTGCTATTCGATGTTTACCAGCAGCGATGGAAAAATAATTGCCTCTACGGATGAAGACATTCTTGAGGTAGGGAAAAAAGCTCATATTCCAAGGAATAACCGTGCTCTTGCTGATGGTGAGCAGGTCAATACCTATATGGCTTTTGAAGGAGTAGATTCAGCTATATTTTCTTCCAGAACTGACGGTTATCTTGAATATCGCGGGCTTGGCTGGAGTTCTCATGTGATTCTTCCAAAATCACATATTTTTGCAGAAAATATACAGGAAGGCGGGTTTAATATTCAGTCTAGGGAGTTAATGAATTCCAATATCAACCCGGATATAAACAAACAGACCTATGCAAAAATACAGAATGACAAAAATGATATTCAATTAATATCGCTTAACGGGACCATATACGCTTCAAAAATGGGAAATAGGGGTGACCAATTGGGGCCTATTTTCAGTCAGATCACTCATTCCAGCAATTTCATTACGTCTAAAATGGAAGAACTGCTTCAGGAGATGGCAGCCGTTGAATTGCAGTTGAATTTAAAGACGCTGGAAAACTTTGCTAAACAGGCTATCGATCTTGTTGACAGGAATCTCTTTGAACGGGCGGCTGATATTCGCTGGTGGTCAACTGATGAATATTTCTGGAAAGCTCTTTCGTACCCTTCAGAAGAGGAATTCATGAAGGCCAGCGACCGGCTTAGAGTCATCAATGGCAGTTATACCATGTACAGGAACCTGGTTCTGGCGGATTCTAACGGTGTTATCAGGGCATGTTCGAATACTGAATTGATGGATGAGCTTAGTGAGTTTGATGTGTCTGAACATATCTGGTTCCAGGAGGGAGCTCGTACTTCCAGGTCAAGTCAGTATGCTGTTCAGGACGTTATGGATTCCCCTCTGGAAAAGGATAAACCACGTTCTCTGATATATGCCGGTGGTGTTCGTGAACACGGAGCACGTGAAGGTAAGTCCATCGGAGTTCTTGGTGTCATGTTCGATTGGGACACTGAAGCTAAAACGATTTTGGAAACATGTCTGCCAAAAGACCGCAAAGGTGATGTTATCTCCGGCAGTGTTGCTGTTTACGTTAACCGGGATTTTGAAGTGATAGAGACGACAGGCGAGGATGATTTTTCCGTAGGTTCTATTCTGACTCTTCCCGTTGAAGTTTCCGCTTTGCAGTCTGGAGAGAAAGTTTCCGGTCTTTTTGAATTCAATGACCAGAAGTATATCTATGGTGCATGCAGAACCAAGGGATACAGGGAATATCCGGGATTGAATTGGGTTGCCTGTGTTCTGCGGCCTATTTCTACAGGTGCCTGA